The bacterium genome includes a window with the following:
- a CDS encoding ABC transporter ATP-binding protein, giving the protein MSQAPLLDINNIEVVYDRVILVLKGVSIAVPEGGMVALLGANGAGKSTTLKAISNLLRVERGAVTRGTIGFAGSRLDTCDPAEIVRRGVVQVMEGRRAFEHLTVEENLLTGAYVRRDGAAVRRDLDTVYEYFPRLAERRRVRAGYISGGEQQMMAIGRALMARPRLMLLDEPSMGLAPLLVREIFDIIARLNREERVAILLAEQNAARALEIVEYGYVLENGRVALDGTAAALRANEDIKEFYLGLSGAGERRSYREVKHYRRRKRWLS; this is encoded by the coding sequence GTGTCCCAGGCGCCGCTGCTCGACATCAACAACATCGAGGTCGTGTACGACCGTGTGATTCTCGTGCTCAAAGGCGTCTCGATCGCGGTCCCCGAGGGGGGCATGGTCGCCCTCCTCGGGGCCAACGGCGCGGGCAAGAGCACGACGCTCAAGGCGATCTCGAACCTCTTGCGCGTCGAGCGCGGAGCGGTGACCCGCGGCACGATCGGGTTCGCCGGAAGCCGCCTCGACACGTGCGACCCCGCGGAGATCGTCCGCCGCGGCGTCGTGCAGGTGATGGAAGGGCGCCGGGCGTTCGAGCACCTGACCGTCGAGGAGAACCTGCTGACGGGCGCCTACGTTCGCCGCGACGGGGCCGCGGTGCGGCGGGACCTCGACACCGTCTACGAGTACTTCCCGCGCCTCGCCGAGCGGCGGCGGGTGCGCGCGGGCTACATCTCCGGGGGCGAGCAGCAGATGATGGCGATCGGCCGGGCGCTCATGGCGCGGCCGCGCCTCATGCTGCTGGACGAGCCGTCGATGGGGCTCGCGCCCCTTCTGGTCCGCGAGATCTTCGACATCATCGCGCGGCTCAATCGCGAGGAGCGTGTGGCCATATTGCTCGCGGAGCAGAATGCGGCGCGGGCGCTGGAGATCGTCGAGTACGGCTACGTGCTCGAAAACGGACGGGTCGCCCTCGACGGCACGGCGGCGGCGCTCCGCGCGAACGAGGACATCAAGGAGTTCTACCTCGGCCTCTCCGGCGCGGGTGAGCGCCGCAGCTATCGCGAAGTGAAGCACTACCGCCGCCGGAAACGGTGGCTCTCCTGA
- a CDS encoding ABC transporter substrate-binding protein — protein MRTRRVWWGSATAAFAVILALSVASGPAPGASMGNVVNVPQPIYRTGPYAAGGSGFAGGREDYLALLNARGGLDGVKFQWSECEDAYDTARGVECYERTKKDMVVVWPSSTGITYALVDRSIADKIPMVTIGYGRSDATDGKTFPWIFPVLGNYWSQASSFIRYIAAAVGGEDKLKGKRIALLHLDIPYGREPIPMFQDLAAKFGFEFRNFPLPAPGLEQSAAWVDMARRYRADYVIQWNFGQSCTVPFTAMRQVAFPIDKFMGVWWCGSEEDVRPAADLSKNYVSANFTGVGRNFPVIQSILSTVYKNGKGNIDEARVGTVYYNRGVIEAAVFAEAVHNAIKQFGLPVTGEKVRWGLEHLTFTEARLRELGLTGMIPPVTLTADDHGGVSSAYFQRWDGQKWVRIPGLWQPYADLVRAQIAKSAAEYRNQKH, from the coding sequence ATGAGAACGCGACGTGTGTGGTGGGGCTCCGCCACGGCGGCATTCGCGGTCATCCTGGCGTTGAGCGTGGCCTCCGGGCCGGCGCCGGGCGCCTCGATGGGCAATGTGGTGAACGTCCCGCAGCCGATCTACCGGACCGGACCGTACGCGGCCGGCGGCAGCGGGTTTGCCGGCGGGCGCGAAGACTACCTCGCCCTGTTGAACGCGCGGGGCGGACTGGACGGCGTCAAGTTCCAGTGGAGCGAGTGCGAGGACGCCTACGATACCGCGCGCGGCGTCGAGTGCTACGAGCGCACGAAGAAAGACATGGTGGTGGTCTGGCCGTCCAGCACCGGAATCACCTACGCGCTCGTCGACCGCTCGATCGCAGACAAGATTCCCATGGTGACGATCGGCTACGGCCGGTCGGACGCGACCGACGGCAAGACGTTCCCGTGGATCTTCCCGGTCCTCGGCAATTACTGGAGCCAGGCGTCGAGCTTCATCCGGTACATCGCCGCCGCGGTCGGCGGTGAGGACAAGCTCAAAGGCAAGCGCATCGCCCTGCTGCACCTCGACATTCCGTACGGCCGCGAGCCGATCCCGATGTTCCAGGATCTCGCGGCGAAGTTCGGGTTCGAGTTCCGCAACTTCCCGCTGCCGGCGCCGGGCCTCGAGCAGAGCGCGGCCTGGGTCGATATGGCCCGCCGGTACCGGGCAGACTACGTGATTCAGTGGAACTTCGGCCAGTCGTGCACCGTGCCGTTTACCGCGATGCGCCAGGTCGCGTTCCCGATCGACAAATTCATGGGCGTCTGGTGGTGCGGCTCCGAGGAGGACGTCCGGCCGGCCGCGGATCTGTCCAAAAACTACGTCAGCGCGAACTTCACCGGCGTCGGCCGCAACTTCCCGGTGATCCAGTCGATCCTCTCGACCGTCTACAAGAACGGGAAGGGCAACATCGACGAGGCCCGGGTCGGCACCGTCTACTACAATCGCGGCGTGATCGAGGCCGCCGTGTTCGCGGAGGCGGTGCACAACGCCATCAAACAATTCGGCCTGCCGGTAACCGGCGAGAAGGTGCGCTGGGGCTTGGAGCACCTGACCTTCACCGAAGCGCGGCTGCGTGAACTGGGCCTCACCGGCATGATCCCGCCGGTGACGCTCACGGCGGACGATCACGGCGGCGTGTCCAGCGCGTACTTCCAGCGCTGGGACGGCCAGAAGTGGGTCCGCATCCCCGGGCTCTGGCAGCCGTACGCCGACTTGGTCCGCGCGCAGATCGCGAAGTCGGCGGCCGAGTACCGCAACCAGAAACACTAG
- a CDS encoding branched-chain amino acid ABC transporter permease, translating to MLYRECGVYRTTYAEDAALFPLPADRLGTAALVAAAILLPPLLGTYWLRGILIPFLVFSLATLGLNFLTGYAGLLSLGHAAFMAVGAYAGVILYGRYGVPLPLALLGAGCIAAAVGAVAGTPSLRIKGFYLAVATLAAQFIITWTIQHVPWISGGVFATINTPTVRVGGLVLDSALRQYYLALAVVALLTVFGMNLTRSRIGRAWMAIRDRDVAAEIIGIRLLKYKVLAFVVAAFYAGVAGALVVFSWYGSANIEEFDLVNSVRILGMVIIGGMGSIVGSFLGAGFVTLLPILVSVTVHQAGTLTGGGAANSLISSLEDLIFGTMIVLFLVLEPLGLARLWKTIKDYLRLWPFPY from the coding sequence ATGCTCTACCGCGAGTGCGGGGTCTACCGCACGACCTACGCCGAGGACGCGGCGCTCTTTCCGCTGCCCGCGGATCGGCTCGGCACGGCGGCGCTCGTAGCGGCGGCGATACTGCTGCCGCCGCTCCTCGGGACGTACTGGCTGCGCGGCATCCTCATCCCGTTCCTCGTCTTCTCCCTGGCCACGCTCGGGCTCAACTTCCTCACCGGCTACGCCGGCCTCTTGTCGCTCGGCCACGCGGCGTTCATGGCCGTGGGCGCCTACGCGGGCGTGATCCTCTACGGACGGTACGGGGTGCCGCTGCCGCTCGCGCTCCTCGGGGCGGGATGCATCGCCGCCGCCGTGGGCGCGGTCGCCGGCACGCCCTCCTTGCGGATCAAAGGGTTCTATCTCGCGGTGGCCACGCTCGCCGCGCAGTTCATCATCACGTGGACGATCCAGCACGTGCCGTGGATCAGCGGCGGCGTCTTCGCCACGATCAACACGCCGACGGTGCGCGTCGGCGGGCTCGTCCTCGACAGCGCGCTGCGGCAATACTACCTCGCGCTCGCCGTCGTGGCGCTGCTCACGGTCTTCGGGATGAACCTGACGCGCAGCCGGATCGGCCGCGCGTGGATGGCGATCCGCGATCGCGACGTCGCCGCGGAGATCATCGGCATCCGCCTGCTGAAGTACAAGGTGCTCGCGTTCGTCGTCGCCGCCTTTTACGCCGGCGTGGCGGGCGCGCTGGTCGTTTTCTCCTGGTACGGCTCGGCGAACATCGAGGAGTTCGACCTCGTCAACTCCGTCCGCATTCTCGGCATGGTGATCATCGGCGGCATGGGCAGCATCGTCGGCTCGTTCCTCGGGGCCGGCTTCGTGACGCTCTTGCCGATTCTCGTGAGCGTGACGGTTCATCAGGCCGGCACGCTGACCGGCGGCGGTGCGGCCAACAGCCTCATCTCCAGCCTGGAAGATCTGATCTTCGGCACGATGATCGTCCTGTTTCTGGTGCTCGAGCCGCTCGGGCTCGCGCGGCTCTGGAAAACGATCAAAGACTACCTGCGGCTCTGGCCGTTCCCGTACTAA
- a CDS encoding branched-chain amino acid ABC transporter permease: MSGDLGYGLELLVSGLLVGVLYAMVALGFVLIYKASDVFNFAQGAMTFFAALALVSVLPRLGWPISLLFVVVLMSALAVVIERFALRPLAGRPPLALAMSTLGVTFALGGLAQALWGTEPHRLSLGISPEPIQTAGILINRVDLVAAGAVAIIVGALIWFFQRTKLGLGLRAVADDHEAAMSVGIALRRVWVVAWTLSGLVAIAAGILWGNRIGVGFAVSLIALKALPVLIIGGIDSIPGAIIGGLIVGATESLAEGFIGPLVGGGLQDIFPYLVALIFLMVRPYGLFGRPVIERV; the protein is encoded by the coding sequence GTGTCCGGCGATCTCGGCTACGGCCTGGAACTGCTGGTAAGCGGCCTGCTCGTCGGCGTCCTGTACGCGATGGTCGCGCTCGGCTTCGTGCTGATCTACAAGGCATCCGACGTCTTCAACTTCGCCCAGGGCGCGATGACGTTCTTCGCCGCGCTCGCGCTCGTGAGCGTCCTGCCGCGCCTGGGGTGGCCGATCAGCCTGCTGTTCGTCGTGGTGCTCATGAGCGCGCTCGCCGTCGTGATCGAACGCTTCGCCCTCCGGCCGCTCGCGGGCCGGCCGCCGCTTGCGCTCGCGATGTCGACGCTCGGCGTGACGTTCGCCCTCGGCGGTCTCGCGCAGGCGCTGTGGGGCACCGAGCCGCACCGCCTCTCGCTCGGCATCTCCCCCGAGCCGATCCAGACCGCCGGCATTCTCATCAACCGCGTCGACCTGGTCGCCGCCGGCGCGGTCGCGATCATCGTCGGCGCGCTGATCTGGTTCTTCCAGCGGACGAAACTCGGCCTCGGGCTGCGCGCGGTCGCCGACGACCACGAGGCCGCGATGTCGGTCGGCATCGCGCTGCGCCGGGTGTGGGTCGTGGCATGGACTCTTTCCGGCCTCGTCGCGATCGCGGCCGGCATCCTCTGGGGCAACCGCATCGGCGTGGGCTTCGCGGTCTCGCTGATCGCCCTCAAGGCACTGCCGGTGCTCATCATCGGCGGCATCGACAGCATCCCCGGAGCGATCATCGGAGGGCTGATCGTCGGCGCGACGGAGAGCCTCGCCGAAGGGTTCATCGGGCCGCTCGTCGGGGGCGGCCTGCAGGACATCTTCCCGTATCTCGTGGCGCTCATCTTCCTGATGGTGCGGCCGTACGGACTGTTCGGACGGCCGGTCATCGAGCGCGTCTAG
- a CDS encoding AMP-binding protein — MAAGAPERQTATTLPAMLLAHAQEHGRRVAIREKEYGIWQSYTWAESLDRVQALAAGLARLDFGRGDRLAIVGDNRPELYWALLAAQTLAGIPVPVYQDATAAELRYAIAHAGARLVVAEDQEQVDKILEVRDELPALEHILYEDPKGLRHYTEPSLRRLDSVFAMGREADGGGRAAFRALVARLDPEDTALISYTSGTTGASKGVMLSHRALIATGKSFLQVVPVGPSDQMLAYLPMAWVGDTFFSVVVAMLTGATINCPESAETVRADFREIGPTVTFAPPRIWESLLAQCQVKIEDADWLKRGVARRLVAAAMRKARAALQGGGISAADRLRCALGEPLVYGALRDQLGLRRIRVAITGGAPIAPEVLEFFRGIGVNLTQLYGMTECSTPATVQPGDQVKLDTVGPPIPGVELRIDEHGEVLIASPGLFSGYFRDPAATADALRDGWLRTGDAGLLDPDGHLVILDRAKDVSHLEDGTVFAPQYVENKLKFSPYIKEAVAVGHGRPYVVAMLNIDPDVVGNWAQRRQVAYSGYTDLSQNARVAALVADEVRRVNALLAPPLRVRRFIVLHKELDPDDAEITRTRKVRRRFIGEKYAPIIEALYDRGAAEVEVRAAVRYEDGREAQVSRSLRLHTIEPDGVPAAAAVRA; from the coding sequence ATGGCGGCGGGCGCGCCGGAACGGCAAACGGCGACGACGCTGCCGGCGATGCTGCTGGCCCACGCGCAGGAGCACGGCCGGCGCGTCGCGATCCGCGAGAAAGAATACGGCATCTGGCAGTCTTACACGTGGGCCGAGAGCCTCGACCGCGTGCAGGCACTCGCCGCGGGGCTGGCGCGGCTCGACTTTGGACGCGGCGACCGCCTCGCGATCGTTGGCGACAACCGGCCGGAGCTCTACTGGGCGCTGCTGGCCGCCCAGACGCTCGCCGGCATTCCCGTGCCCGTGTACCAGGACGCCACCGCGGCGGAGCTGCGGTACGCGATCGCCCACGCCGGTGCACGGCTAGTGGTGGCCGAAGACCAGGAACAGGTCGACAAAATCCTGGAAGTGCGCGACGAGTTGCCGGCCCTCGAGCACATCCTGTACGAAGACCCGAAGGGTCTCCGCCACTACACCGAACCGAGCCTGCGGCGCCTTGACAGCGTCTTCGCGATGGGCCGGGAGGCCGACGGCGGCGGCCGCGCGGCGTTCCGCGCGCTCGTCGCGCGGCTCGACCCGGAGGACACCGCGCTGATCAGCTACACCTCCGGGACGACGGGGGCGTCGAAAGGCGTCATGTTGTCGCACCGTGCGCTGATCGCCACCGGCAAGAGCTTCCTTCAGGTGGTGCCGGTGGGGCCGTCCGACCAGATGCTGGCCTACCTGCCGATGGCCTGGGTGGGCGACACGTTCTTCTCCGTCGTGGTCGCGATGCTGACCGGCGCGACCATCAACTGCCCGGAGAGCGCGGAAACCGTCCGCGCCGACTTTCGCGAGATCGGCCCGACGGTGACCTTCGCCCCGCCCCGGATCTGGGAGAGCCTTCTCGCACAGTGCCAGGTGAAGATCGAGGACGCCGACTGGCTGAAGCGCGGCGTCGCGCGCCGGCTCGTCGCGGCGGCGATGCGAAAGGCACGCGCCGCTCTCCAGGGGGGCGGCATCTCAGCGGCCGACCGGCTGCGCTGCGCGCTCGGGGAGCCGCTCGTCTACGGAGCGCTCCGCGACCAACTCGGCCTGCGCCGGATCCGCGTCGCCATCACCGGCGGGGCTCCGATCGCGCCCGAGGTGCTCGAGTTTTTCCGCGGGATCGGCGTGAACCTCACCCAGCTTTACGGGATGACGGAGTGCAGCACGCCGGCGACCGTCCAGCCGGGCGACCAGGTCAAACTGGACACGGTCGGCCCGCCGATCCCGGGCGTCGAGCTGCGCATCGACGAGCACGGTGAAGTGCTGATCGCATCACCGGGCCTGTTCTCCGGCTACTTCCGCGATCCGGCGGCGACCGCCGACGCCCTGCGCGACGGATGGCTCCGCACCGGCGACGCGGGTCTGCTCGACCCGGACGGGCACCTCGTGATCCTGGACCGGGCGAAGGATGTCTCGCACCTCGAAGACGGCACGGTCTTCGCGCCCCAGTACGTCGAAAACAAGCTGAAATTCAGTCCCTACATTAAAGAGGCGGTCGCCGTCGGGCACGGACGCCCCTACGTGGTCGCCATGCTCAACATCGATCCGGACGTGGTCGGGAACTGGGCCCAGCGGCGCCAGGTCGCCTACTCCGGCTACACCGACCTCTCCCAGAACGCGCGCGTCGCTGCGCTCGTGGCGGACGAGGTCCGCCGGGTGAACGCGCTGCTCGCCCCGCCGCTGCGGGTGCGGCGTTTCATCGTCCTGCACAAAGAGCTGGACCCGGACGACGCCGAGATCACCCGCACGCGCAAGGTGCGCCGCCGCTTCATCGGCGAGAAGTACGCGCCGATCATCGAGGCGCTGTACGATCGGGGCGCGGCGGAGGTTGAGGTGCGCGCCGCCGTGCGCTACGAGGACGGGCGGGAGGCCCAGGTCTCCCGATCCCTGCGCCTCCATACGATCGAACCCGACGGCGTCCCCGCGGCGGCCGCCGTCCGGGCCTGA
- a CDS encoding ABC transporter ATP-binding protein: MLNGDRGPRLRAENVHVRFGGVTALSGVGMEVRSGEILALIGPNGAGKTTLLNTISGVYRPRAGKVVLDGRDITGRSPDEVARRGVARTFQNVSLFGGMTVLENILVGRHIHMRNGVLASGIYWGWGEREELRHRVAVERIIDFLEISHIRRAPAGTLPYGLRKRVDLGRALAAEPTVLLLDEPMTGMNREEKEDMVRFILDIADEWAPAIVLIEHDMGVVMDISHRVVVLDHGRKIAEGVPDEVRTNAEVLRAYLGEAPAAIPGAVR; this comes from the coding sequence ATGCTCAACGGGGACCGCGGGCCCAGGCTTCGAGCGGAGAACGTCCACGTCCGATTCGGCGGCGTGACCGCCCTCTCGGGCGTTGGCATGGAGGTCCGGAGCGGCGAAATCCTCGCGCTCATCGGGCCGAACGGCGCCGGGAAGACCACCCTGCTTAACACGATCAGCGGCGTCTACCGGCCGCGCGCCGGGAAGGTTGTCCTCGACGGACGGGACATCACGGGCCGGTCGCCCGACGAGGTCGCGCGCCGCGGCGTCGCCCGAACGTTCCAGAACGTCTCGCTGTTCGGCGGCATGACCGTCCTCGAGAACATCCTTGTAGGCCGGCACATCCATATGCGCAACGGCGTGCTGGCCTCCGGGATCTACTGGGGGTGGGGCGAGCGCGAAGAGTTGCGGCACCGCGTAGCCGTCGAGCGCATCATCGACTTCCTCGAGATCTCGCATATCCGCCGTGCGCCCGCGGGGACGCTGCCCTACGGCCTGCGCAAGCGGGTGGACCTCGGACGCGCGCTGGCGGCGGAGCCGACGGTGCTCCTGCTCGACGAGCCGATGACCGGGATGAACCGCGAGGAGAAGGAGGACATGGTCCGGTTCATCCTCGACATCGCCGACGAATGGGCGCCGGCCATCGTCTTGATCGAACACGACATGGGGGTCGTGATGGACATCTCGCACCGCGTCGTCGTGCTGGACCACGGCCGGAAGATCGCCGAAGGGGTGCCGGACGAGGTCCGCACCAACGCGGAGGTACTGCGCGCCTACCTCGGGGAGGCGCCGGCCGCGATCCCGGGGGCGGTGCGGTAA
- a CDS encoding copper amine oxidase N-terminal domain-containing protein has product MSSQRILCVVLALVAALSIAAPLPAGAQGMIRVFVDGRPVNFDVPPQTIQGRVLVPLRGIFEQLGATVDYDAASQHIVAIRGGQTVELTVGSRQAHVNNSPTLLDVPAFTINGRTMVPLRFISESLGAGVQWIAANSTILINSGGGTPTAAAPPVVPSGQVTGRLMAVTTGQNPQIVVRANGQDYTYAVTPETAIYRYNAENSAGGSAALGALKTGDRVVVDASGNQATKITASYRLSPAGRIAHVNTGNRTVTLANGTTYVVLPDAQIALNGQPADFGAIQNGRAARFYVVQGTNQAYQVAVTTPQSSAPVPAALTVPTITSPGNGSRVGSSIIVQGQAQPGALVVVTAQPRLLGQTVRVQTTANANGAWQVPLNFNSIPIAAMPYVVSAAQIVNGAQSDSASIEVNVQ; this is encoded by the coding sequence ATGAGTAGCCAGCGGATCCTTTGCGTCGTCCTGGCGCTTGTCGCCGCGCTCTCGATCGCGGCCCCGCTACCCGCGGGCGCCCAGGGCATGATCCGGGTGTTCGTTGATGGGCGGCCGGTCAACTTCGACGTGCCGCCGCAGACAATTCAAGGACGCGTCCTCGTGCCGCTGCGCGGCATCTTTGAGCAGCTGGGCGCGACCGTCGATTACGACGCGGCGAGCCAGCACATCGTCGCGATCCGCGGCGGCCAGACGGTTGAACTGACCGTCGGCTCGCGGCAAGCCCACGTCAACAACTCGCCGACGCTGCTCGACGTGCCGGCGTTCACGATCAACGGCCGCACGATGGTGCCGCTGCGGTTCATCAGCGAATCACTCGGCGCCGGCGTGCAGTGGATCGCCGCCAACTCGACGATCTTGATCAACAGCGGCGGCGGCACACCGACCGCGGCCGCGCCTCCTGTCGTGCCGTCGGGTCAGGTCACGGGCCGTCTAATGGCCGTGACGACCGGGCAGAATCCGCAAATCGTCGTGCGGGCGAACGGGCAGGACTACACGTATGCCGTGACGCCGGAGACCGCGATCTACCGGTACAACGCGGAGAACAGCGCGGGCGGCTCGGCGGCGCTCGGCGCGTTAAAGACCGGCGACCGCGTCGTCGTCGATGCCAGCGGGAACCAGGCGACGAAGATCACGGCGAGCTACCGGCTCTCTCCGGCCGGCCGGATCGCCCACGTCAATACGGGCAACCGGACAGTGACGTTGGCGAACGGCACGACCTACGTGGTGCTGCCCGACGCCCAGATCGCGCTCAACGGACAGCCCGCAGACTTCGGCGCGATCCAGAACGGCCGCGCCGCCCGATTCTACGTCGTGCAGGGCACGAACCAGGCCTATCAGGTGGCGGTGACGACGCCGCAGAGCTCCGCGCCGGTGCCGGCCGCGCTCACCGTCCCGACGATTACGTCGCCGGGCAACGGCTCCCGCGTGGGCTCCAGCATCATCGTGCAGGGGCAGGCGCAGCCCGGCGCGCTGGTCGTCGTGACGGCGCAACCCAGGCTCCTCGGACAGACGGTCCGTGTCCAGACGACGGCCAACGCCAACGGGGCGTGGCAGGTCCCGCTGAACTTCAACTCGATTCCGATCGCGGCGATGCCGTACGTGGTGAGCGCGGCGCAGATCGTGAACGGTGCGCAGTCCGACTCCGCGAGCATCGAGGTGAACGTCCAATAG
- a CDS encoding tyrosine-type recombinase/integrase encodes MKHRKKWAVVCYAGLDAQTKKQRQRWFGGFKTHAEAEQFRLALAHSPAFSSGVGPYGSPRLRTGDYLRTWHEQRVVLGKIREQTADRYEELLRCHIIPGLGHIPLARLAPAAIQHFYTTMISERGLSTTTAHQAAAVLHVALRDATRQGLIVRNPADNTTPPPVAEYEPTVFSPEQTVAYLADARTTATPAVYALHVTAATGGLRLGELLGLREVAADLAHRPPLLSVHQQLVRAGRNPVYGPPKTGRGRRTIVLSDVAADVIRAALLWKKAQRLMLGPKYRDSGLLFVGPKGRPLNPSNLWNRDHTPRLRRLGLPHSRLHDLRHFHGTQLAVAGVDARTIADRLGHSKVSFTLDTYVHPALAAQEQAAAAANDWLTKSGLSAR; translated from the coding sequence GTGAAACACCGCAAGAAATGGGCTGTCGTCTGCTACGCGGGCCTCGATGCCCAAACGAAGAAGCAGCGTCAACGATGGTTCGGCGGCTTTAAGACTCATGCCGAGGCAGAGCAATTCAGGCTTGCACTCGCGCATTCCCCGGCCTTCAGCAGCGGTGTCGGACCTTACGGTTCCCCACGGCTTCGCACAGGTGACTACCTCCGTACCTGGCATGAGCAGCGCGTAGTCCTAGGCAAGATTCGTGAGCAAACGGCCGACCGTTACGAAGAGCTCCTGCGCTGCCACATCATCCCAGGGCTGGGGCACATTCCGCTTGCCCGGCTTGCACCGGCGGCCATCCAGCACTTCTATACGACGATGATCTCCGAGCGCGGTTTGAGCACGACAACTGCGCACCAGGCCGCCGCAGTCCTGCACGTCGCCCTCCGCGACGCCACCAGGCAAGGGCTGATCGTTCGCAACCCCGCGGACAACACGACGCCGCCGCCCGTCGCCGAGTACGAGCCGACAGTGTTCAGTCCCGAGCAAACTGTTGCTTACCTGGCAGACGCGCGAACAACCGCGACGCCGGCGGTATACGCGCTCCACGTCACCGCGGCCACCGGCGGCCTGCGCCTGGGCGAGCTGCTGGGGCTGCGGGAGGTGGCCGCCGACCTGGCGCATCGACCACCTCTACTGTCCGTTCATCAGCAGCTCGTCCGCGCCGGCCGGAATCCCGTTTATGGGCCGCCGAAGACGGGACGGGGACGGCGCACGATCGTGTTGTCTGACGTCGCCGCCGATGTGATCCGCGCCGCGCTCCTGTGGAAGAAAGCGCAACGGCTCATGCTCGGCCCGAAGTACCGCGATAGCGGGCTGCTGTTTGTCGGACCCAAGGGCCGTCCGCTCAACCCCAGTAACCTCTGGAACCGCGACCACACGCCGCGTCTCCGCAGGCTCGGCCTGCCGCACAGCCGCCTCCACGACCTCCGGCACTTCCACGGCACGCAGCTTGCCGTGGCCGGCGTAGACGCGCGGACCATCGCCGACCGGCTCGGCCACAGCAAAGTGTCGTTCACGCTCGACACCTACGTCCATCCGGCGCTCGCGGCTCAAGAACAGGCGGCGGCGGCGGCTAATGACTGGCTAACGAAATCGGGGCTCTCTGCGCGGTGA
- a CDS encoding helix-turn-helix domain-containing protein, with product MTTRLLIAAEVAHRLRISKRHVWRLARCGKLPSVRIGPLVRFPEDALDTFIANGGIGAKDLAQAHIARQEKGAE from the coding sequence ATGACTACGCGCCTCCTGATCGCTGCGGAAGTCGCGCACCGCCTGCGCATCTCCAAGCGCCACGTCTGGCGTCTCGCTCGCTGCGGCAAGCTTCCCTCCGTGCGCATTGGCCCCTTGGTGAGATTCCCCGAAGACGCGCTGGACACGTTCATCGCCAACGGCGGAATCGGAGCCAAAGATCTCGCGCAAGCGCACATCGCTCGACAGGAAAAGGGCGCTGAGTAG